The Candidatus Omnitrophota bacterium genome includes a window with the following:
- a CDS encoding nucleotidyltransferase family protein: MKAVILAAGKGTRMRRITDTLPKPLTPVGGKRLLEWIVSAIRKADVHEFVIVTGYLAQTIEEYFGNGAAFGVDIQYVRQEIQNGTAGALRLARNAVGVEPFLLTFGDILASFPNYPRMIEEFRKNRPDGLLAVNQVDDPHLGAAVYFEEPSMRITQIVEKPPYGTSASNWNQAGLFIFDPCIFSCIDNLSLSTRGEYELTEAVAQSIAARKEMRALKLSGYRCEIGAPEDLEWMENMFRQNPHFLEK, from the coding sequence ATGAAGGCTGTTATTCTCGCCGCTGGAAAAGGAACCCGTATGCGGCGCATTACGGATACTTTGCCCAAACCGTTAACGCCCGTCGGCGGCAAGAGACTTCTGGAATGGATCGTCTCCGCCATTCGCAAGGCGGACGTCCATGAGTTCGTTATCGTTACCGGGTATCTTGCGCAAACAATAGAAGAATACTTTGGAAACGGCGCGGCTTTCGGCGTCGATATTCAATACGTTCGCCAGGAAATCCAGAATGGCACCGCTGGGGCGTTGCGGCTCGCTCGCAACGCTGTTGGAGTAGAGCCGTTCCTGTTGACCTTCGGCGATATCCTCGCCTCGTTTCCCAATTATCCCCGCATGATCGAAGAATTTCGCAAGAACCGTCCCGATGGCCTGCTCGCCGTCAATCAGGTTGACGATCCCCATCTGGGAGCGGCGGTTTATTTCGAGGAACCGTCGATGAGAATCACGCAGATTGTGGAAAAGCCGCCCTACGGAACCTCCGCCTCGAACTGGAACCAGGCGGGGCTATTCATCTTCGATCCGTGCATTTTTTCTTGTATCGATAATCTTTCGCTCTCAACGCGGGGCGAATATGAATTGACGGAAGCAGTCGCCCAATCCATTGCGGCGAGAAAAGAGATGCGCGCTTTGAAATTGAGCGGCTATCGCTGCGAGATCGGCGCGCCGGAAGACCTTGAATGGATGGAAAACATGTTCCGGCAAAATCCTCATTTTCTTGAAAAATGA
- the galK gene encoding galactokinase: MTISSNTNRFTVYAPGRVNLLGEHTDYNGLPVLPMAIDRRIRVYGAPRMDAMVAASREDIPQESVEFALRSPIPKHPQGHWINYVKAGMQGVLDSLTQSETQEIRGCDLMVSGTIPQGVGLSSSSALVVASALALLKANRIDRPPIALAEQMAEAEHYTGTRGGGMDQAACLLSRAGHLLKIDFFPLRAAPVSLPDGVTVVICDSLIRAKKSETALKAYNLRALECRFAVLLLRRFLHRKGDPADFQRLGDLLLPPWNLGYPELARLAEEALKDSYGYSELCSALGDEEAIRSLLLDYSFDDDGENLSFACGKRFRHVIRDAQRVELGKRLLQERNVRGFGRLMNEGHDSARNDFEISRPELDRLTEAAREQGALGSRLTGAGFGGCTVNLVYSDEAERFRQAMYESCYAMTQPKPPIEETVLNTDPADGAQVVNESSIC; encoded by the coding sequence ATGACAATTTCTTCCAACACGAATCGCTTCACTGTTTACGCTCCCGGTCGCGTCAATCTTCTCGGAGAACATACCGACTACAATGGTTTGCCCGTTTTACCGATGGCTATCGATCGCCGCATCCGCGTTTATGGCGCACCCCGTATGGACGCTATGGTCGCCGCCTCGCGGGAAGATATACCGCAAGAGAGCGTAGAATTCGCGCTTCGCAGCCCCATCCCCAAGCATCCGCAAGGGCATTGGATCAATTACGTCAAGGCGGGAATGCAGGGCGTTCTCGATTCGCTTACTCAGTCGGAAACGCAGGAAATTCGCGGCTGCGACTTGATGGTGAGCGGAACCATTCCCCAAGGCGTGGGATTGTCTTCCTCCTCGGCGCTGGTAGTCGCCTCGGCGCTGGCGCTTCTAAAAGCCAATCGGATCGATAGGCCGCCGATCGCCCTGGCGGAGCAGATGGCCGAAGCGGAGCATTATACGGGAACTCGCGGAGGCGGGATGGATCAAGCGGCCTGTTTGTTAAGCCGGGCGGGGCATCTATTGAAGATCGATTTTTTCCCGTTGCGCGCCGCTCCCGTTTCCTTGCCCGACGGCGTTACGGTAGTGATCTGCGACAGCCTCATCCGCGCCAAAAAAAGCGAAACGGCGTTGAAGGCGTATAATCTCCGCGCCTTGGAATGCCGCTTTGCGGTTCTGTTGCTGCGCCGGTTTTTGCATCGAAAAGGCGATCCCGCCGATTTTCAACGGCTCGGCGACTTGTTGCTGCCGCCTTGGAATCTTGGCTATCCCGAATTGGCGCGCTTGGCGGAAGAAGCGCTAAAGGATAGCTACGGCTACTCCGAATTATGCTCCGCTTTGGGCGATGAGGAGGCGATTCGCTCGCTTTTGCTGGATTATTCCTTTGATGATGACGGAGAGAACTTGAGTTTCGCTTGCGGCAAGCGTTTCCGTCATGTCATTCGGGACGCGCAACGGGTGGAATTGGGAAAGCGGTTGCTGCAAGAGAGAAACGTTCGGGGATTCGGACGCTTGATGAACGAGGGGCATGACAGCGCCCGCAACGATTTTGAAATCTCCCGCCCGGAATTGGATAGGCTCACGGAAGCGGCGCGGGAACAGGGCGCCTTGGGTTCCCGTCTGACGGGAGCAGGCTTCGGCGGATGCACCGTGAACCTGGTCTACAGCGACGAAGCCGAGCGCTTCCGGCAAGCCATGTATGAATCCTGTTACGCCATGACGCAGCCCAAGCCGCCCATAGAAGAAACCGTCCTGAATACCGATCCCGCCGATGGAGCGCAGGTTGTCAATGAATCTTCTATTTGTTAA
- a CDS encoding VOC family protein, producing MKKTVLILCLVSLAALAGFVAEKQAAKMEFDSNTIQIGMIVSDLPASLTFYKEILGFMQEADRPSFDVNADFGKKSGLTDSLPIHVEVLKLGAGSESTQLKLMTFGEKAKKQENDYISTHTGVQYLTIRVKNLTPFVESIKKHNVKFAGETPIPLGDNHFVLVKDPDGTFVELIGPMK from the coding sequence ATGAAAAAGACCGTTCTCATCCTCTGCCTCGTCAGCCTCGCCGCCTTGGCCGGATTCGTGGCGGAAAAGCAAGCCGCCAAGATGGAATTCGACTCCAACACAATCCAAATCGGCATGATCGTCTCCGATCTGCCCGCCTCATTGACATTCTATAAGGAAATATTGGGCTTCATGCAAGAAGCCGACCGGCCTTCTTTTGACGTAAACGCCGATTTCGGCAAAAAGTCGGGACTGACGGATTCGCTCCCCATTCACGTCGAAGTGCTGAAATTGGGAGCGGGTTCCGAATCGACGCAGCTGAAACTGATGACCTTCGGCGAGAAGGCTAAAAAGCAGGAAAACGATTACATCTCCACCCACACCGGCGTTCAGTACCTCACCATTCGGGTGAAGAATCTCACGCCTTTCGTGGAAAGCATTAAAAAACATAACGTAAAATTCGCCGGTGAAACCCCCATTCCCCTCGGCGACAATCATTTCGTCCTAGTGAAAGACCCCGATGGAACCTTCGTCGAATTGATCGGGCCGATGAAATAA
- a CDS encoding HEAT repeat domain-containing protein, with translation MLNIANTVITAAVEKKNLLAAASGSRKSVANACRELARVATKEDVAPLAAMLGDADQSHMARYAMETIPDPSVDDAFRDALGKLKGLPLVGVIGSIGVRRDTKAIAALTQLLANDDAVVAQAAARALGKIGTVDSGEAIIAALDKTPKANQLAFCEGLFRCAEALTAQGLCKEALAIYDRLRAVKEPHQVRAGALRGAVLLRREESLPLLLEAIRGDDYILTAAAARAAQELQIASVIKAIAGELGSLSADKQTLLKQALGL, from the coding sequence ATGTTGAATATAGCCAATACCGTCATCACCGCCGCCGTGGAGAAGAAAAATCTGCTGGCCGCCGCTTCGGGATCGCGAAAATCCGTCGCTAACGCTTGCCGGGAACTGGCCCGCGTCGCGACGAAAGAGGATGTTGCGCCGCTGGCCGCCATGCTTGGCGACGCAGATCAATCGCATATGGCGCGCTATGCCATGGAAACGATACCCGATCCGTCCGTCGACGACGCTTTCCGCGATGCGCTGGGCAAACTAAAAGGTTTGCCGCTAGTGGGCGTCATCGGCAGCATCGGCGTGCGCCGCGATACGAAAGCCATCGCCGCTCTGACTCAATTGCTGGCGAACGACGATGCCGTCGTCGCCCAAGCCGCCGCCCGCGCTTTAGGCAAAATCGGAACCGTCGATAGCGGCGAGGCGATTATCGCCGCCTTGGACAAAACGCCCAAGGCCAATCAACTCGCGTTTTGCGAAGGCTTGTTCCGCTGCGCGGAAGCGCTCACGGCGCAAGGCCTGTGCAAAGAAGCTCTGGCCATCTACGACCGCCTGCGCGCCGTCAAAGAGCCGCACCAAGTGCGCGCCGGAGCGCTGCGCGGCGCTGTGTTATTGCGCCGGGAAGAGAGCTTGCCCCTGCTATTGGAAGCCATCCGCGGCGACGATTACATCCTCACCGCCGCCGCCGCCCGCGCCGCGCAGGAACTGCAAATCGCCAGCGTAATCAAAGCTATTGCTGGCGAATTGGGCAGCTTGTCCGCCGATAAGCAAACGCTGCTGAAACAGGCTTTGGGACTGTAA
- a CDS encoding Gfo/Idh/MocA family oxidoreductase codes for MIESKKTMKHSPSTKPNRRQFFKTTAQAGAILMAPTVIPASVLGKDGAVPPSERIVLGGIGIGGRGEFDLRMLMQEKDVQCVALCDPQKARREKIKQIVDSRYDNSDCASYSDIRVFLAERTDIDAVLITTGDRWHALASVMAMRAGKDVYSEKPSSMTIAEGQAVVETAKRYGRVYQTGTQRLSEDQFTFINELLRLGRLGKIHTVRAHIAPWDAAEMSFDWREGVPQPPKEEVDWDAWLGPCPWRPYHPNYCSGGWRGYYDFHTSCIGEWGAHTFAQCQVAMGAANTSAIEYSYVDNPTGDGMVTKFANGIEMILHRDMDNKYFHGSCAVRYEGDEGWATTGDGYKQPDVSSPALLADFDKIVKDYMERTMRPMNHWRNLLDCIKSRRQTVANPEVMHRSMTTVHAANICMWLKRTMKYDPVKEEFINDDEANRLRSRAMREPWIF; via the coding sequence ATGATCGAATCGAAGAAAACTATGAAGCATTCGCCCTCAACGAAACCGAACCGGCGCCAGTTTTTTAAAACCACCGCGCAAGCCGGGGCGATCTTGATGGCGCCCACCGTCATTCCCGCGTCCGTCCTGGGCAAGGATGGCGCAGTCCCGCCTAGCGAGCGCATTGTGTTGGGCGGCATCGGCATCGGCGGCCGGGGAGAATTCGACTTGCGCATGTTGATGCAAGAAAAGGACGTTCAATGCGTTGCGCTTTGCGATCCGCAAAAAGCGCGGCGCGAAAAAATCAAACAGATCGTCGACAGCCGCTACGACAACAGCGATTGCGCTTCCTACAGCGACATTCGCGTATTTCTGGCCGAACGGACGGATATCGACGCCGTTTTGATTACGACGGGCGACCGCTGGCACGCATTGGCCTCCGTCATGGCGATGCGGGCAGGCAAAGACGTCTACTCGGAAAAGCCGTCGAGCATGACGATCGCGGAAGGCCAGGCGGTGGTGGAAACCGCCAAACGTTACGGGCGCGTCTATCAAACGGGCACCCAACGGCTCAGCGAAGACCAATTCACTTTCATTAACGAATTGCTGCGCCTGGGACGGCTAGGCAAGATTCACACCGTACGCGCGCACATCGCCCCTTGGGACGCGGCGGAAATGAGTTTCGATTGGCGGGAAGGCGTCCCCCAACCTCCAAAGGAAGAGGTGGACTGGGACGCATGGCTGGGACCTTGCCCCTGGCGGCCTTACCACCCAAATTATTGCAGCGGCGGCTGGCGCGGCTACTACGATTTCCATACCAGCTGCATCGGCGAATGGGGCGCGCATACCTTCGCTCAATGCCAAGTGGCTATGGGCGCGGCGAACACCTCCGCCATCGAATACAGTTATGTAGACAACCCCACCGGCGACGGCATGGTGACGAAATTCGCCAACGGCATCGAGATGATCCTGCATCGCGATATGGATAACAAATATTTCCACGGCTCCTGCGCCGTGCGCTACGAAGGCGACGAAGGCTGGGCGACGACGGGAGACGGCTACAAACAACCGGATGTCTCATCGCCCGCCTTGCTGGCCGATTTCGATAAAATCGTCAAGGATTATATGGAACGGACGATGCGCCCGATGAACCATTGGCGTAATTTGCTGGATTGCATTAAATCGCGCCGCCAGACCGTCGCGAATCCGGAAGTGATGCATCGATCTATGACAACAGTCCACGCCGCCAATATCTGCATGTGGCTGAAGCGAACCATGAAATACGATCCGGTCAAGGAAGAATTCATAAACGACGACGAAGCCAACCGGCTGCGTTCGCGCGCCATGCGGGAACCGTGGATATTTTAA
- a CDS encoding methyltransferase domain-containing protein: MKNPNFASPADYIQEASRLAALDASAAGCLLEQAVERFPQSADLLAHLGFYYYKTGRYSRAIGAFQRFSALALPDAGICALMAEMAQARRDSETALLWLQRQKDMEGFSPTLSRIISRVRRRIILQKNIRPLWGFLLHPLILLYKWILTWLNWLGLWFWDEMNKKEGQPFQLSRFIRFLMRFDPLFWRESYAYHKTREAILASNTLAFGAPRRLLDIGTGKNLLPLYWASQGCDVTIMDGSFYGFSLLRHSRNFMNRRAFSYSAEFAMGDARRLPFADNVFDGVSALCVIEHIPADGDAECMREIFRVLRPGGRAIVTVETSAAFSEQWMEVPYEIGYQAQGASPTKTDWEEVFCRNYSPAEMMNRLAAAAPWRVVEIAYYDDGVFPIRRWLDPFRSSWRAAFLRPLQPLLSATFYRNKSNENLTPSSIGCLILEKPL; the protein is encoded by the coding sequence ATGAAGAACCCTAACTTCGCTTCTCCCGCCGATTATATCCAGGAAGCCTCCCGATTAGCCGCGTTGGATGCGTCTGCCGCTGGTTGCCTCCTGGAGCAGGCGGTCGAACGCTTCCCGCAATCCGCCGATCTTCTCGCCCATTTAGGATTTTATTATTACAAAACCGGACGTTATAGCCGCGCTATCGGCGCATTCCAACGCTTCTCCGCATTGGCTCTTCCCGACGCCGGAATTTGCGCCCTAATGGCGGAAATGGCGCAAGCCCGCCGCGATTCCGAAACAGCGCTCCTTTGGCTGCAACGCCAAAAGGACATGGAAGGTTTCTCGCCAACGCTTTCCCGGATAATCTCTCGCGTCCGGAGGCGTATTATTCTACAAAAAAACATCCGTCCGCTTTGGGGATTTCTTTTGCACCCATTGATTCTCTTGTATAAATGGATTCTGACTTGGTTGAATTGGCTGGGGCTTTGGTTTTGGGATGAGATGAATAAGAAGGAAGGACAGCCTTTTCAATTAAGCCGCTTTATCCGTTTCCTCATGCGCTTCGATCCATTGTTTTGGCGGGAAAGTTACGCCTATCATAAAACTCGAGAGGCAATTCTCGCCTCCAACACCCTCGCTTTCGGCGCTCCCCGCCGACTTCTCGACATTGGAACGGGCAAAAATCTTCTCCCCCTCTATTGGGCATCTCAAGGCTGCGATGTTACGATCATGGACGGCTCTTTTTACGGTTTCTCTCTTCTGCGCCATAGCCGTAATTTCATGAACAGGCGAGCCTTTTCTTACTCCGCCGAATTCGCAATGGGAGACGCTCGCCGCCTTCCCTTCGCCGACAACGTCTTCGACGGCGTTTCCGCTCTCTGCGTCATCGAGCATATCCCCGCCGACGGCGACGCCGAATGTATGCGCGAGATATTCCGCGTTCTCCGTCCTGGAGGACGCGCCATTGTCACGGTGGAAACATCCGCCGCCTTCAGCGAACAATGGATGGAAGTACCATACGAAATCGGCTACCAGGCGCAGGGCGCGTCGCCAACCAAGACGGATTGGGAAGAGGTCTTCTGCCGCAACTATTCCCCCGCCGAAATGATGAACCGTCTTGCCGCCGCCGCTCCCTGGCGCGTTGTGGAAATTGCATATTATGACGATGGCGTATTCCCCATCCGCCGATGGCTCGATCCTTTCCGCAGTTCCTGGCGCGCCGCGTTCCTGCGGCCTTTGCAGCCGCTCCTATCTGCGACGTTTTACCGCAACAAATCCAACGAAAACCTTACTCCCTCCAGTATCGGTTGTCTTATCCTCGAAAAACCGCTTTAG
- a CDS encoding type II toxin-antitoxin system RelE/ParE family toxin → MQPKRVIFYKEENGKVPVKDWLYSIKDTKSRRRIFCRLHRVEQGNYGDCKGLAGCEGLLELRFDIGPGYRIYFAEDGSTVVVLLVGGGKKTQKKDIIRAAEYWNDYLENKRHEAIPNA, encoded by the coding sequence ATGCAACCTAAAAGAGTAATTTTTTACAAAGAAGAAAACGGAAAAGTTCCTGTTAAAGATTGGCTGTATAGCATTAAAGATACTAAATCCAGACGGCGCATATTTTGCCGGTTGCATCGCGTAGAGCAAGGGAATTATGGAGATTGCAAAGGGCTGGCGGGATGCGAAGGTTTATTGGAACTCCGCTTTGATATTGGGCCGGGATATCGCATATATTTTGCAGAAGATGGGAGTACAGTCGTAGTTCTTCTCGTCGGCGGCGGCAAGAAAACGCAGAAAAAAGATATAATCCGCGCCGCCGAGTATTGGAACGATTACCTGGAGAACAAAAGACATGAAGCAATACCCAACGCTTGA
- a CDS encoding addiction module antidote protein, whose product MKQYPTLDEIETQYFLDHPEEIEPYLSEIFDEYALDENSAALLASLRVIARVKGISTLSDEIGMSRQGLQKALSEKGNPRLDNINSIMRALGYRLAPRKLEATGV is encoded by the coding sequence ATGAAGCAATACCCAACGCTTGACGAAATCGAAACGCAATACTTTCTGGATCATCCGGAAGAGATTGAGCCATACTTGTCGGAGATATTCGACGAGTACGCCTTAGATGAGAATTCAGCCGCTTTATTGGCTTCCTTGCGCGTTATTGCCCGAGTTAAAGGCATCTCCACCCTATCTGACGAAATTGGAATGAGCAGGCAGGGCTTGCAAAAAGCGCTGTCTGAAAAAGGCAATCCCCGCCTTGATAATATCAATTCCATCATGCGCGCTTTAGGCTATCGTCTTGCCCCGCGAAAACTGGAAGCGACAGGCGTGTAA
- a CDS encoding prepilin-type N-terminal cleavage/methylation domain-containing protein, translated as MKRTCGFTLIELLIVVAIIGILAAIAVPNFLNAQIRAKLARSYSDVKMLYNQNMVRKLDVNLWMVDGNDEGAQGTGRAQDCVLTPWGPSRWGKLCSQIGLSCYDPNNDGRIYAQLTTPVSYITSIPTDPFAKGIFYTFGTSHCPNGSLGAYWCVIAAGTDGDYSDVAWLISQGGSIPYISSNGLVSNGDIWVSYKLTGQSDRDYNVSFGKYENTFF; from the coding sequence ATGAAGAGAACGTGCGGATTTACTTTGATCGAATTGCTCATCGTTGTGGCGATTATCGGTATTCTGGCCGCGATCGCCGTTCCCAATTTCTTGAACGCCCAAATACGGGCGAAACTGGCTCGCTCCTACTCCGACGTCAAGATGCTCTATAACCAAAATATGGTGAGAAAACTGGATGTCAACTTGTGGATGGTTGATGGAAACGACGAAGGCGCTCAAGGAACCGGCAGAGCGCAAGACTGCGTCTTGACGCCGTGGGGACCTTCCCGCTGGGGCAAGTTATGCAGTCAAATTGGATTGTCTTGCTACGATCCCAACAACGACGGGCGCATCTACGCCCAATTAACGACGCCGGTATCCTATATCACCTCGATTCCAACCGATCCCTTCGCCAAGGGGATTTTTTACACCTTTGGCACCAGCCATTGCCCGAACGGCAGTTTGGGGGCGTATTGGTGCGTCATCGCCGCTGGGACGGACGGGGATTATAGCGATGTAGCATGGTTGATCTCTCAAGGAGGATCGATCCCCTATATCTCGTCCAACGGTCTCGTCTCCAACGGGGACATTTGGGTGTCCTATAAACTGACAGGGCAATCGGACCGCGATTACAACGTCTCGTTCGGAAAATACGAGAATACGTTTTTCTAA